The Tautonia plasticadhaerens nucleotide sequence GATCGGCTCGGCGTGGTCGGCCGCCCCGCGGGCACAGGTGTAGCTGTACCGGCCCGTCGCCCCCGAGTACCGCACGAGCATCCGCCGGCCGCACCGCCCGCACCGCAGGAGTCCGGCCAGCAGCGAGGCCCCCTGCCGCGGCGCGCCGGGGCGGTCCCGGCGGGCCCGGTTGGCCTCCAGCCGCTCCTGGTTGTCACAGAACCGCTCCCAGGTGATGTAGGCCGGCAGCCGGTCGCGGATCAGCACCAGGCACTCCTCCGGGCGGCGGACCAGCTTGCCGGTGTCGGGCCGCCCGGGCCGCTTGCGCCGCGGGTCGACCTCCCGGTGGCCGAACCGGTAGGCACCGGCGTAGGCCGGGTGGTGCAGGACGTTCGACAGCGTCGGGCGGTTCGGCCGCCGCCACTCCAACCCGCCGCGGTTGGGGCCGTGGCGGGGTCGGATCGGGATGCGGACCCCGTGGTGGACCAGGTAGCGGAGCAGGCCGTGCAGGGTACCCTCGCGGTCGAACCGGTCGAAGATCAGCCGCACGGTCGCCTGGACCTGCTCGTCGGGGTCGATCGCCCACTCGCCCGAGGCGAGGCGTACGTAGCCCAGCGGCGGGGAGCCCATCGGCTCGCCCCGGCGGGCCTTGTTGAGCCGGCCCTGGCACATCCGCTCCTTGATGACATGAAGTTCTGCCTCGTTCAACATGCCGTGCAGGCCCAGCAGGAGCCTGTCGTTGTGGTCGGCCGGGTCGTAGACGGCGTCGGCGTCGGCCAGGAGCACGCGGAAGCGGGCGCAGAGCTCGAGCAGCTGGTGCCAGTCGCGGTTGGACCGGGCCAGCCGGCTCATCTCCAGGCCGAGGATCAGCCCGACGTTGTCGAGCGCCACCTCGGCCAGCAGCCGCTGGAACCCGGGCCGGCCCTCGATCGACTGGCCGCTCTTGCCCAGGTCGTCGTCGATCGTGGTGACGCGGTCCCGTGGCCACCCGAGGGCGACGGCGCGGTCGGCCAGGGCGTACTGCCGGTCGGTGGACTCGCGGTGGTCGAGCACCTGCTGGGGTGTGGATTGGCGGACGTAGACGAAGGCCGCCCGGTCGAGATGCCAGGGCCGGAGCTTGGGCGAGCGGGTTGCGTCACTCATGGCCGGCCTCCTCGCTTCGGGTGGCCGCCAGGAGCCTGGCGAGGAGTTGGCCGAGCAGGTCGCGGAGCTGTCGCTGCCGGTCGGCCGGCAGGCGGGCCCAGATCGTCGGTGCGACCGTCGGCGGTGGGCAGGGCGCCGTCGTCAGGCGCGGGGGGGAGCGTTGTGACGGGGGGCGACGGACATGCGATGTCTCCCGATGCCGAGGTCAGGTGATGTCGGCACCACGCCGCCAGCTCAAGCAGCGCGGCGGCGCTGATCGTAACCGCCGCCGGGGGTGCTGCACCACCGGTCGCTTGAGGTGCAGTCTGCTTGGCACGTCTCCGCCTGCCAGCGTCGGCGGTACAGGGCCCCCAGGTCTCTGTCCAGATACCGCCCCGCATCCGCCAGAGTCGTGACGACGACCAGCTCGAGCACCCGCTTGGCCCGATCCCGGACCCGCACGAGCAGTTCCCGGACGGCGAGCCGGGCCGGCATCGCGTCATACTCGGCGCGGCTCAACCAGCTGGGGACGTACACCGATTTGGTCCAGGTGACTCGCCGGGCCGGAACTCGTCGAAGAGCCCCCGCAGCAGGGCCTGCTCGCCGGTCTACTTGCCCTGATACGGCCCCATGGCGGCCTGGAGTACAGTGCCGACGGCCAGGCTGAAGACGATCTGCAGCCGGGCGATCGGGAAGCCCATGCCGGGCGCCTGGCTGTCGAGCTGGGGTTTAGGCGTCTCGCCAAATTAGATTGTCCTTTCCGCCTCATCGGTTGCTACGATCGTCCTCGTGGGGAACCCCGTGACGCAGACCATCGAGGCGAAGTACACCACCCTCCGGCCCCTCCTCGATGAGCGGGCTCGTCGCCTCTGGGCCGCCGTGGAGGCCCGAGCCCTCGGGCGGGGCGGCATCATCCGGGTCGCCGAGGCCACGGGCCTCTCACGGGGCACCATCCTGGCGGGGCTGCGGGAACTCGACACCCCGGCCCCGCCGGACGAGGGGCGTCCCCCGACCGGGCGGTTACGCCGCCTGGGGGGCGGACGGAAGCTGCTGGTCGATCACGACCCGGACCTGCTGCGTGACCTCGAAGCCCTGGTCGATCCGGTGACCCGAGGCGACCCGATGTCCCCGCTGCGGTGGACCTGCAAGAGTGCGGCCAAGCTGGCCGAGGGGCTCCGGACCCGGGGGCATGCCGTCGGCGAGCGGACGGTCAACCGGTTGTTGCACGACCTGGGCTATAGCCTCCAGGGCGGCCGCAAGACGATCGAGGGCAAGGGCCACCCCGACCGGGATGCCCAGTTCCGGCACATCAACCGGCGGGTCAAGGCGTTCCAGCGGCAGGGGCAGCCGGTCGTCTCGGTCGACGCCAAGGAGAAGGAGCTGGTGGGCCGCTATCGCAACGACGGGCGGGAGTGGCAGGCCGAGGGCGAGCCCCAGGAGGTGAAGGTCCACGACTTCATCGACAAGGACCTGGGCAAGGCGATCCCCTACGGCATCGACGACTTGGCGGCCGACGTCGGATGGGTCAGCGTCGGGGTCGATCACGACACGGCCGAGTTCGCCGTGGAGTCGCTCCGGCGATGGTGGCGGGACATGAGGAGCCGGGCCTACCCGCAGGCGGGGCGGCTGCTGATCACGGCCGATGGCGGCAGCTCGAACGGGAGCCGATGCCGGCTGTGGAAGTCGGGGTTGCAGCGGCTGGCCGACGAGATCGGGCGGGACATCTCGGTGTGCCACTTCCCGCCGGGGACGAGCAAGTGGGACGAGATCGAGCACCGGATGTCCTGCCACATCACGGAGAACTGGCGGGGCAGGCCGCTGGTGAGCCGGGAGGTCGTGGTCAACCTGATCGGGTGCACGACGACGAAGACGGGCTTGGAGATCGAAGCCGAGTTGGATGGGGGTAGCGACCCGACCGGTCGAGAGGTCACGGACCAGCAGATGGAGGGGCTATCCATCAAGCGGGAGAGATTCCACGGCGAGTGGAACTACACCATCCGGCCCAGGCAGTAAACGGACAATCTATTTTGGCGAGACGCCTTCTATGAAGGTGCCGACGTCAAGCCTCAAGACCGATCTCTCCACGCACCTCAGCCCGTGACGGACCGTGATCGCTGCCGGCCCCGCCCTTCGTCCCGGCGACCGGCCTCCTCCCGATCCTTCGACCTCGACCGCCCTCCCCGTCCCGATCTCCTGGTCCCAATCCCGGACCTCAAGCGACCTCTCGGCGGGTGGCTGGCGTCGCGACGTGCGGCAGATTGCCGGCACGACCTTCTCTCCGTGCCCGGCGGCCTCGGCCTCCGGGGCACCCATTACTACGTTCGTCGCCGACGACTCCCAGCCGGTGAGCGGGGCGATCCCCTCTAACCCACGGCCCCCTCACCGGGGGCCCGGCGTCTGTCCCGGTCGCCCCGCCCGCCGACGGCCGCTCACTGGCTCGCGCTCAGGCCCTCAGATTTGATCGTGTGAGAGGGTCAGCATAATTCTCGCCCTCGCCCTCGCCCTCGCCCTCGCCCTCGCCCTCGCCCTCGCCCTCAGCCCGTACCCGCCGGCAGCCGGCCGTTGAGCTTCTTCCTCCAGGGCACCATCTCCGCCCCCTCCGGCGCCTCGCCGAACTCCAGGTACTTCCAGAACGCCACCAACAGCTTGCGCGCCAGGGCCACGATCCCCACCTTCCGCGCCCGCGCGTTGCCCGAGCCGAACCGCTCGTGATACCACCGGCTCAGCGCGCTCCGCGGCTGGTACTGGAGCCACATCCAGGCCAGTTCCACCAGCATCCACCGCACCCGCCGGTTGCCCGCCTTGCTGATGCCCTGCTCGCGGTGCGACGAGCCGCTCTGGTACGGCGTCGGCACCAGGCCCACCAGGCTGGCCAACTCGCGGCGGTTCTTGATCCGACGCCACCCGAAGATCTCCTGCACCAGCAGCCAGGCCCCCACCGGACCGACCCCCTTGAGGTCCATCAGCCGGCGGACCTGCTCGACGTGCGGCGCCGCGTCGTCGCGGACGGCCCGCCGCTGGGCGTTCTCGCGGTCGCGGACCTGGGCGTCGACGAGCTTCCATCGCTCGAACTCGCGGAGCAGCCGCGCCGCCGTGTGCTCGGGCACCGGGCGGCCGTCCCACTGCCGCAGGGCGGCCAGCCGCTCGGGCAGGCGGCCGTCGACGACGAACGCCAGGCCGAGGTGGGCCAGCAGCCCCTTGATCCGGTTGGAGTGCTCGGTCCGCTCGGCCTTCAGGGCCATCAGCTCGCGCTGCGGGGCGCGGCGGTCCTCGTCCTCGGGCGCGGGGACGTTCACCACGGCCCACAGCCCGCGCTCGCCGCCGTGGTGCCGCTGGAGCATGGCCAGCAGCTTGACGACGTCCAGGCCGTCGCTCTTGGCGCGGCGGGCGCGGCGGTTGACCTCGATGCTGGCCGGGTCGACGACGAGGTTCTCGTGGCCGTGGTGGATCAGGTAGCGATGCAGCCAGAAGCCATCGCGGCCGGCCTCGAAGACCGAGCGGACCGGCGCGTCGTCGGGCAGGCCGAGGCGTCGGCGGGCCCGGGCGATCTCACGCCGGAGGGCGTCGGTGTCGCGGGCCGGGATGGTGACCTGACGCGGGGCGCGGGCCGGTGCGTCGGCGAAGGCGAGCTTCCAGGTGGTCCAGCCCAGCTCGAAGGCCAGGTAGAGCGTCGGGGTGGAGGCCGTGCTATGATCGCGGTCGTGGGTCGCTGGCATGGTAAAGACTCCGTATCCGAGGGACCTGCTAACCCCCCTCCTGGAGCTTGCCATGTCGGCGGCTCACAGCAACTCGCCCGGCTCGCTCCGGGCATAGTATCTAACCCTTCGCCTGCCATACGGGGGGAAGTCCCTCTCCGAGTTGCGCTGAGTGGGTCGCCATAGGTTCCTGGACGACCGTGAGGGCGTGACCTACGGTTGCGATGCTCCCCCTCGGAGTCGCGACCATGGCCCTCCTCAGGCTGACCGACGCCGAGCGCGGCCACCTTCGCGGCCTGGCGAAGCGGTCCGATGACCGCCGCGTCATCCACCGGGCCTTGGCCCTGCTGGACCTCGACTCCGGCTCGGCCCCCGAGGCCGTGGCCGCCCGCCTCGGCGTCGGCCGCTCCACCGTCTACGGCTGGGTCGCACGCTACCGGTCCGAGCGCCGGGCGGCCCCGTCGCTGGCCGACCGGCCGCGTGCCGGGCGCCCTCCCACCACCGGGCGGGCCGCCGCCGCGCTGGCCGAGGCGGCGCTGGCCTCCGACCCCCGCGCCGCCGGCTACCGCCACACCACCTGGGCGGTCCCCCTGCTGGTCGCCCACCTCAAGCGGCCGGCCGGCCGCGAGGCCAGCGGCACGACCATACGCCGCGCCCTGCACGGGCCGGGCTACCGCTGGAACCGGCCCCGCTTCGTCCGTTCGCGCCGCTCGCCGACCTGGCGGCAGGCAAAGGGGGGCTGAGGCTCGGGCTGGCCGGGCGCACGCGCGCCGTCGTCCTGTTCTCCGACGCCACGATCCTCATCGAGACGCTGACCTGCCCCCCTGAAACGAGTCCGCCTGCGATGCGACAATCGCAGGCGATTTTTCTGAGGGGAGCGGTACAATGACCAAGCGGCAGCGACACACCCCCGAGCAGATCATCGCCAAGCTCCGCGAGGCGGAGGTGCTCATCGCCCAGGGCAAGGGCGTCGACCAGGCGGCCAAGCAGGTCGGCGTCACGGAAGAGACGCCATCGGACTGCACCCCTCGTCAAGCTTCTGCATCGCACGTCGACGGCCCATGCTCCACCTCCCTGACGCTCATGCGCCTGCGGATCGCCCCGAGGTCCGGGCGGCCGCCCAGCCCCGTGATCACCAGCCTCCCGTGCCCACCTTCCCCGATTCGGCGGGCGGAGACTACCCCGCGCCGCGCCCAGCTGTAGACCGTTCCGGGCGGCACACCGAGCCGCTTCGCCAGGTCCGGCACCAGCCATTCGCCCCGTCGGACGCCCGCGGCGTCGGGACGCTCCCGGGCCAGGCCGTATCGCCTCACCAGTCGCGCCACGGTCGCCGCCGTGATGCGCCCGCCGGCGGCCGCTCGCAGCCCCTCGGCGTCGAGCCGCTCGGCGACCCGCGTCGCCGACAGGCCCTCGCCCCTGAGCTCCACGACCCGGCGGCGCAACCGCTCGCCGTCCGCCAATTGCTCGAGGCGGGCCACCGGCCGCCGCAGGCGGGCCCGCGTCTCGCTGCCACCGACCCAGCGGTTTCGCGCCTCGCACCACTCCGTCCGGCCCTCGACGGTGACGGTCACCTCCTCGATCACCTGGCGGAGGACCTCCTTGCGGTCGGCGTCGGTCGTGCTCGGCATCGACCAGAGGGACGGCAAATCGGCCGCCAGGCGACGGATCTCGGCCTGCTCCCCGGCGCTCAACGCCCGCGGCTGCTGGCGCAGGGATCGCTCGTGCTCGTCCGATAGCTCCCGCAGCGCCGCCAGCTTCTCCTCCCAGGCCGCCTCCAGCGTCCGCGCCACCAGGCGGTTCTCCGGCTCCACTGCGTCGTACTGCCTCCGGGCGCGGTCGGCCTCGAAGCGCGCCCGCTCCAGCCGCCGGCGCCACTGCCCCTCGGCCTGCTCGATCTGCCCCTGCAGGTCAGCCGCGACGCGAAGGCTGACCTCCAGGGCCGAGGGGGTCAGGGCCAGCAGCGCCAGGCGGACGACCTCGTCGTCCAGGGCCCGCGCCGCCAGGCCCTGGCATCGCCCCGCCCCGTAGTTGACCCGGGCCGCCTCGCAATAGTAGCGGGGCCGGCTCGCCTTGCCGGCGTAGCGGGTCATCATCCGCGCCCCGCACCGCCCGCAGACGACCAGGCCTGTCAGCAGGGCCCGGCCGCGTCGGGTCGTTCCCCGTGCTTCGCGCTGCGACCGGTTCGCGGCCAGGCGGGCGACGTTGGCCTCGTACGCCTCCCAGCCGATGTAGGCCGGGTAGCGGTCGCGGATCAGCACCTGCCACTGGTCGCGCGGCAGCCTCTGCGGCCGCCCTCGCCGGGGCCGCCCCCG carries:
- a CDS encoding IS110 family RNA-guided transposase: MPATHDRDHSTASTPTLYLAFELGWTTWKLAFADAPARAPRQVTIPARDTDALRREIARARRRLGLPDDAPVRSVFEAGRDGFWLHRYLIHHGHENLVVDPASIEVNRRARRAKSDGLDVVKLLAMLQRHHGGERGLWAVVNVPAPEDEDRRAPQRELMALKAERTEHSNRIKGLLAHLGLAFVVDGRLPERLAALRQWDGRPVPEHTAARLLREFERWKLVDAQVRDRENAQRRAVRDDAAPHVEQVRRLMDLKGVGPVGAWLLVQEIFGWRRIKNRRELASLVGLVPTPYQSGSSHREQGISKAGNRRVRWMLVELAWMWLQYQPRSALSRWYHERFGSGNARARKVGIVALARKLLVAFWKYLEFGEAPEGAEMVPWRKKLNGRLPAGTG
- a CDS encoding recombinase family protein, with translation MSEAELHILRQRMRQGALQKARRGELVSKVPIGYVRSADGGAELDPDEQVRSFVRLVFDQFERIGSASGLLNWVAGRGLLVPVRADSGPDKGRLQWRRPSAATLRNMLVHPMYAGAYVYGRSFQARGRPRRGRPQRLPRDQWQVLIRDRYPAYIGWEAYEANVARLAANRSQREARGTTRRGRALLTGLVVCGRCGARMMTRYAGKASRPRYYCEAARVNYGAGRCQGLAARALDDEVVRLALLALTPSALEVSLRVAADLQGQIEQAEGQWRRRLERARFEADRARRQYDAVEPENRLVARTLEAAWEEKLAALRELSDEHERSLRQQPRALSAGEQAEIRRLAADLPSLWSMPSTTDADRKEVLRQVIEEVTVTVEGRTEWCEARNRWVGGSETRARLRRPVARLEQLADGERLRRRVVELRGEGLSATRVAERLDAEGLRAAAGGRITAATVARLVRRYGLARERPDAAGVRRGEWLVPDLAKRLGVPPGTVYSWARRGVVSARRIGEGGHGRLVITGLGGRPDLGAIRRRMSVREVEHGPSTCDAEA
- a CDS encoding recombinase family protein, with amino-acid sequence MSDATRSPKLRPWHLDRAAFVYVRQSTPQQVLDHRESTDRQYALADRAVALGWPRDRVTTIDDDLGKSGQSIEGRPGFQRLLAEVALDNVGLILGLEMSRLARSNRDWHQLLELCARFRVLLADADAVYDPADHNDRLLLGLHGMLNEAELHVIKERMCQGRLNKARRGEPMGSPPLGYVRLASGEWAIDPDEQVQATVRLIFDRFDREGTLHGLLRYLVHHGVRIPIRPRHGPNRGGLEWRRPNRPTLSNVLHHPAYAGAYRFGHREVDPRRKRPGRPDTGKLVRRPEECLVLIRDRLPAYITWERFCDNQERLEANRARRDRPGAPRQGASLLAGLLRCGRCGRRMLVRYSGATGRYSYTCARGAADHAEPICQSLSGPALDGLVAGRVLAAVEPAALEASLAAVAEVERERSELARHWRLRLERAGCEADRAARQYQACEPENRLVGRELERRWEEALRAQRRLEDEHERWRGSAPGRLSPDDERTIRSLAGDLPAVWQATTTTPAERQRIARLLIDHVSVTVDKASERVDVTLHWSGGMTESHAMSRPVKRYDLLADYPRLVERLRGWRAERLSPAAMAERLNVEGFRPPKRAERFTRGMVQRLLWHLGLARTPFGSPAGLGRDEYRPSSLARRLGVSRDTVRRWVRVGWLTAHRDAQGHHVIWADGSELRRLRELRRLPRTWANKGRLAELTRPRPRPGR
- a CDS encoding helix-turn-helix domain-containing protein, with the protein product MALLRLTDAERGHLRGLAKRSDDRRVIHRALALLDLDSGSAPEAVAARLGVGRSTVYGWVARYRSERRAAPSLADRPRAGRPPTTGRAAAALAEAALASDPRAAGYRHTTWAVPLLVAHLKRPAGREASGTTIRRALHGPGYRWNRPRFVRSRRSPTWRQAKGG
- a CDS encoding ISAzo13 family transposase, with amino-acid sequence MGNPVTQTIEAKYTTLRPLLDERARRLWAAVEARALGRGGIIRVAEATGLSRGTILAGLRELDTPAPPDEGRPPTGRLRRLGGGRKLLVDHDPDLLRDLEALVDPVTRGDPMSPLRWTCKSAAKLAEGLRTRGHAVGERTVNRLLHDLGYSLQGGRKTIEGKGHPDRDAQFRHINRRVKAFQRQGQPVVSVDAKEKELVGRYRNDGREWQAEGEPQEVKVHDFIDKDLGKAIPYGIDDLAADVGWVSVGVDHDTAEFAVESLRRWWRDMRSRAYPQAGRLLITADGGSSNGSRCRLWKSGLQRLADEIGRDISVCHFPPGTSKWDEIEHRMSCHITENWRGRPLVSREVVVNLIGCTTTKTGLEIEAELDGGSDPTGREVTDQQMEGLSIKRERFHGEWNYTIRPRQ